Genomic segment of Dunckerocampus dactyliophorus isolate RoL2022-P2 chromosome 13, RoL_Ddac_1.1, whole genome shotgun sequence:
CGTCCATGTGGTAGATTATCGAGAGGCACTATGGACGCTCGCTGGCCGTGTTGTCCCCAGAGGCTGCCGTCCTGTCTCCAAACAGAACCGCAGACATGTTTCAGGAGGAGGAATCGGGAACGCACTCGTCCGTGGTCATGTACTGGTCTCTCTCTGTGGCCATCTTCTCCGTCGGGGGCATGGTCTCCTCCTTCCTGGTGGGATTCGTGGGAGACCTGAGAGGCCGGTGAGGAAGGGCGAGGGAGAGGTTTTGTGTCTTGTGTCTTCAAGCGACGTCCTTGTCACCTCGTCCGGTCTCGCAGGGTCAAGGGCATGCTGATGGTCAACGTTCTGGCTGTGGCCGCTGGTCTCCTCATGGGGCTGTGCAAGATGTGGAAGCCTCACGTCATGGTCATCACGGGCCGCGCCATCATGGGGTTTTACTGCGGTACGCCACACGTGCTGGAAAAAGGATGAAATATATCAAATCCAGATGTAATACGGAGAAATGAAGATGCTAGTTTGACAGGCAGGTGTTAGCGAGGGTTTTAGTGAACCTTCCTGTAACTACACGGCCTGATTTACCGCTTGTGATGCCAGATTTTGAGCCAAAATGTATcacaactttgttgttgtaaGACTACgacttttttcagttttttgtaaTGCATTGATTTGGAGCAAGTTATTGCCATAAGCTTacaacattttcttcttgtaactttattataagacttttaaaaactttttttctcataactttaAGAAAAGAGCCCGACTTTTTCTTTGTAATgtcacaactttattgttgtacaaCTACGACCATGGTCTCGTTGTGTAACAAATGCATTCTCGTAGTATTGCCGCTGCTTTCTTCTCATATCACAACTTCAGTCTTTTCTCCATTACACCTTGTTTTTATTGCAATAgagcgactttattctcattagattacgactttttctcttgtCATGATGTTGCTATGTTACtatttgtctgttttgtttagtttttcatGCGGGGAGTCTGAAGTgtgattgtgctgtgtgatttACAGATGGCGTCTGTTAGAGCGCTCCAGTTTGCGtcgtgtcccaatactttttgTGTTGCAGGCTTGTCGTCTGGCCTTGTGCCCATGTACATTGGAGAGATTGCACCCAAAGCTTACAGGGGGGCCTTGGGTACTCTGCACCAGCTGGCTATTGTCATTGGTATCCTCATCAGCCAGGTGGGCGACACACACAACATAAATAGCAAACTGCCTATATGGACTTTGCATGTCTATAGGTCATAGGCTTGGACTTTATCCTGGGTAATGACgacatgtggcccttgctgcTGGGTCTCTCCGGGGCCCCTGCCGTCTTGCAATCCCTTCTGCTGCCGCTGTGCCCCGAGAGCCCGCGCTACCTTTACATCCTACTGGGCAAGGAACGAGAGGCTCAGGAAAGTATGTAAAAAAGTCTCCATGTGTTTATTATAAGACCTTAATGCCGTATCAAAtcattgtatatactgtatgcccaCCGCTTCACATTGGGTAGCTTTCTAGAATAAGTAAATAGATAAGTCAGGCTTCACTACATGTCGTAAAATGAAGAcgcctgtcagtcagctacagatgtgagAGATGGaagtttaacctttttttttttatttaacgaagaggctaacctagcatgatgttgctgttaaaatgtgagtgtagtGTTAGCGCTTTAGCTCACctggctatgctagtgttgctaaaccttaatgttatgttgtttgtaTATGAAACAACAAgtgtaaatgttatttacacGTTTGTTTGTTAGTAAttagtttattttcttttatgtatCTTatcttgtgttttatgttatgttgctattttatgttattttattttctgtttttttttcacacgtcCCGTGTCCTGTTGCAGGTCTGTATCGCCTGAAGGGGGCGTATGACGCATCTGCTGATCTGGAAGAAATGAGGAGGGAGAAAGAGGACGCCGACAAGGAGCCTCGGGTCTCCATCCTGTCTTTGGTAGGTCTTTGCACAGGAATTCCAAACATAGGTGTGGTCTGTCATcttgtttttgttctggttcagtggtgatgatgatgatggtgatattACTTAATGCGTATTCTCTCCAAAGATCTGCTCCTCTGTGTACAGGCGCCAGCTCTTTGTGGCCCTCATGATGCATCTGTCGCAGCAGTTGTCGGGCATTAACGCGGTCAGTGggcgcattttttttttttgtctgttttgttaaaattgggattttttattgtcacttcctgtgttaccattttttaatggtgaaagaaaaaaatcaaaagtctCATAATAAAGTTAATAGAGTTTGTGGCGtgttcaataatttaaaaaaaacaacaacaacagaaaactaaataaataaatcaatggaGTTTATAGAtttactcatttaaaaaaaaataaaaagaaaacataaaaaacatagaaaaataaGTAGCTAAATAtgttaaatcattaaaaataaaataaaataaaaaagaaatagaaaacaaaataagtaaataaattgaGTTTATAGATTGttcagtcatttaaaaaaacaaaataaaagtagaaaaataagtaattaaataaagttttgagattgttaaatcattttttcaaataaaataaatagaaatctaATTAAGTAAATTAATGGAGCGTATAGATTGTTcaatcatttcaaaaataaaataaaaagaaagcaaaacaaatacataaaaaaatgaagtttgtAGATTGTtcaattatgtaaaaaaataaaataacatttaaaaaaagcaaaaaaaaacattgaaaaataagtcagaagATTATTCAATTGTTTAAAAGGGTTAGTAACGAAAGTGTGTAGATTGttcaatcat
This window contains:
- the slc2a2 gene encoding solute carrier family 2, facilitated glucose transporter member 2, with amino-acid sequence MESGKELTGTLALAVFTAALGSLQFGYSMGVINAPQRIIERHYGRSLAVLSPEAAVLSPNRTADMFQEEESGTHSSVVMYWSLSVAIFSVGGMVSSFLVGFVGDLRGRVKGMLMVNVLAVAAGLLMGLCKMWKPHVMVITGRAIMGFYCGLSSGLVPMYIGEIAPKAYRGALGTLHQLAIVIGILISQVIGLDFILGNDDMWPLLLGLSGAPAVLQSLLLPLCPESPRYLYILLGKEREAQESLYRLKGAYDASADLEEMRREKEDADKEPRVSILSLICSSVYRRQLFVALMMHLSQQLSGINAIFYYSTAIFAQAGISQPVYATIGVGVINTIFTLVSVALVDRAGRRTLTLVGLGGMCCCAIAMTVGLKFQEEYSWMSYFSMAAIFLFVSFFEIGPGPIPWFIVAELFSQGPRPAAIALAGCCNWTSNFLVGMTFSYIQAWLGPYVFILFAALLFGFTLFTYLRMPETKGKAFEEIAAIFQKGRKKAPRYAIDGVELQQLKAATHA